The proteins below are encoded in one region of Ereboglobus luteus:
- a CDS encoding autotransporter domain-containing protein — MIGFDNAAQLGSGTGGITFADSGTLRAASTVTGTLTDNVRVAAGKTAAIEVERGGSFIYGGVLSSAADSTLRKTGEGSLLLTGDSSANAGALAIDKGAVTLVETNAALGGKITVGAGATLGGVGAAGAGGSVKIAAGGILDAGLDSTQSGTLTVHNLEMSGGATLRLDLFKDADGAYQKSDRVFDSGTSSISGANTIDLTSFATGTFNLGNLGGLAAAGSVTLSGMTLPVGGRLSAELTNASGTLEMITTSDQSRVMTWKGGANSTWNLAEKNWSDGGSVNQFSYGDRIIFDDTSSAANREIFIDAGEVRIADMTVNGNTDYTFTGGGIHASADNVQPDSGGVAHIVGTGRLVKTGNGTLTLANGQNTFTRVELGGGVLAVGNGNQLTTTDTNAGIVFTNDATLRATNDLSLDNQIFVTSGYTGAVDSNGHDMVLQSVYLGTNAAFVKQGEGVATIEQRLSLPDTSALIVREGTVRVGADYVFSTNEGASIVVDAGAKIDLAGHSLLMRGLSGAGEVDVAGGYLIYNVDSASSVGTFAGSLAGSGTINKTGDGKWTLSGVSSFDGTFQLVAGELGLANNDALGTSSLTVAPAATGLSVEADGLNIANPITAGTGMLTIESNGLGAEFSGNITADTIALAGTGTLMLSGNNTIANMAINVPHAIARRAESVSGDVQIGAGNTLEFRGVSMGQVNGDITGNRVLFTSSTMALRGANTLSRVDIADNSRVSAASTGALGGIGSNITVRDGAWLALPVVGVTGGNMNVDGGALVFGSEQGMGSLALSGTLGFTNGGEIRLAALLPTGVYTAAVAYGGIANMPDYDPHQGGMFMVADIVNGDTLVLTAYNKALEPGKDIVVAFDALSSTMRAVNARISEEFITPLADENAPRGKRSLWFRAIGSFMEYGDDEEHIGYTDNTYTGLIGYDWLLQKNLMLGAYVGYSFSKVETSNDAKTDMDMPFMGVYAARKLGAFCVSADVMLGTGKADTERTEDFGNFVTGSHKLDTLGASMEVSYSLPIFASGEVRPSVGIHYMNLSFYNYAEEGKGAVRLDDVNASLLQGVVKIDASKRIEMPWGLPGAVGLSVGWRQNFRNDRTDAWATLVEYPDARIQIRGDKYDKNSVMAGLNIRMMLSKSMIFSLAYDYDCVPFGDQNNGTGRHTFNSSVRITW; from the coding sequence TTGATCGGCTTTGACAACGCGGCGCAACTCGGCTCCGGCACGGGCGGCATCACGTTTGCCGATTCCGGCACGCTGCGCGCCGCAAGCACGGTCACGGGAACCCTGACCGACAACGTGCGCGTCGCGGCGGGCAAAACCGCCGCGATCGAGGTGGAGCGGGGAGGCTCGTTCATTTACGGTGGCGTGCTGAGTTCGGCGGCGGACTCAACGTTGCGAAAAACCGGCGAAGGCTCGCTCCTCCTCACAGGCGACAGCTCGGCAAATGCCGGCGCGCTCGCAATTGACAAGGGTGCGGTAACGCTGGTGGAGACTAATGCAGCGCTCGGAGGAAAAATCACCGTGGGCGCCGGCGCGACTCTCGGCGGCGTGGGCGCGGCGGGCGCGGGCGGCTCGGTCAAGATTGCCGCCGGGGGCATTCTGGACGCCGGGCTGGACAGCACGCAATCCGGCACGCTCACCGTCCATAACTTGGAAATGTCCGGCGGCGCGACACTGAGGCTGGACCTGTTCAAGGATGCCGACGGCGCGTATCAAAAAAGCGACCGCGTGTTCGACTCCGGCACCTCCTCCATCAGTGGCGCCAATACAATCGACCTCACCTCGTTCGCGACCGGCACCTTTAATCTCGGCAACCTTGGCGGCCTCGCCGCCGCCGGAAGCGTGACACTAAGCGGCATGACACTGCCCGTCGGCGGACGACTCTCAGCGGAATTAACCAACGCCTCCGGCACATTGGAGATGATCACGACCTCCGACCAGTCCCGCGTGATGACCTGGAAGGGCGGAGCCAACTCCACTTGGAATCTCGCGGAAAAAAATTGGAGCGACGGCGGCTCGGTAAACCAGTTCAGCTACGGCGACCGCATCATCTTCGACGACACCTCCTCCGCCGCCAATCGGGAAATCTTCATCGACGCCGGCGAGGTGCGCATCGCCGACATGACCGTCAACGGCAACACGGATTACACATTCACCGGCGGGGGCATCCACGCCTCCGCGGACAATGTGCAGCCGGACTCCGGCGGCGTCGCGCATATCGTCGGCACCGGCAGGCTGGTGAAAACCGGCAATGGAACGCTGACATTGGCAAACGGACAAAACACATTCACCAGGGTTGAACTCGGCGGCGGTGTGCTCGCCGTGGGCAATGGCAATCAGCTCACAACCACCGACACTAACGCCGGCATCGTCTTTACCAACGACGCGACACTGCGTGCGACGAACGATCTCTCGCTCGACAACCAAATTTTCGTCACATCGGGCTACACCGGCGCGGTGGACAGCAACGGTCACGACATGGTGCTCCAAAGCGTGTATCTTGGAACGAATGCCGCCTTCGTGAAGCAAGGCGAGGGTGTTGCCACGATTGAACAGCGGCTTTCCCTGCCAGACACCAGTGCGCTCATCGTGCGCGAAGGCACGGTGCGCGTGGGCGCGGATTATGTTTTTTCAACCAATGAAGGAGCGTCCATCGTTGTGGACGCCGGCGCGAAAATCGATCTTGCCGGGCACAGCCTGCTAATGCGCGGCCTGTCCGGCGCGGGCGAGGTCGACGTGGCGGGCGGATACCTTATATATAACGTGGATTCCGCCTCCAGCGTGGGCACTTTTGCTGGCAGCCTTGCCGGCTCGGGCACGATCAACAAGACGGGCGACGGCAAATGGACACTCTCCGGCGTGAGCAGTTTTGACGGCACCTTCCAACTGGTCGCCGGCGAACTCGGACTGGCCAACAACGATGCCCTCGGCACGAGTTCGCTGACAGTCGCACCAGCCGCCACCGGGTTGTCTGTCGAGGCGGACGGCCTGAACATCGCCAACCCCATCACGGCGGGCACCGGCATGCTCACCATCGAGAGCAACGGCCTCGGCGCGGAGTTTTCGGGAAACATCACCGCCGACACAATCGCCCTCGCGGGCACCGGCACGCTGATGCTCTCGGGTAACAACACCATCGCCAATATGGCGATCAACGTCCCGCATGCAATCGCCCGCCGCGCCGAGTCGGTTTCCGGCGATGTGCAAATCGGCGCCGGAAACACACTGGAGTTCCGCGGTGTCAGCATGGGGCAGGTCAACGGCGACATTACCGGCAACCGAGTGCTGTTCACCTCGAGCACAATGGCCCTGAGGGGAGCAAACACACTGTCGCGAGTTGACATCGCCGACAACTCGCGAGTGAGCGCCGCTTCCACCGGCGCGCTCGGCGGCATCGGTTCCAACATCACCGTGCGCGACGGCGCGTGGCTCGCACTTCCGGTCGTGGGCGTGACAGGCGGCAATATGAACGTGGATGGTGGCGCTCTTGTATTCGGCTCGGAGCAAGGCATGGGGTCACTCGCGCTCTCCGGCACACTTGGCTTTACGAATGGCGGCGAGATCCGCCTGGCCGCGCTCCTTCCCACGGGCGTTTACACCGCTGCCGTGGCGTATGGCGGCATCGCGAACATGCCCGACTACGATCCGCATCAAGGCGGCATGTTCATGGTGGCTGACATCGTCAATGGAGACACCCTGGTCCTCACCGCCTACAACAAGGCGCTGGAGCCGGGCAAGGACATCGTCGTGGCCTTCGACGCGCTGTCCTCCACGATGCGCGCCGTGAACGCGCGCATAAGCGAGGAATTCATCACTCCGCTGGCGGATGAAAACGCGCCGCGAGGCAAACGAAGCCTGTGGTTCCGCGCCATCGGTTCCTTCATGGAATATGGTGATGACGAGGAACACATCGGCTACACCGACAACACTTACACGGGACTCATCGGCTACGACTGGCTCCTCCAAAAGAATCTCATGCTGGGCGCCTATGTCGGCTATTCGTTCTCAAAAGTGGAAACTTCCAATGATGCCAAAACGGACATGGACATGCCTTTTATGGGCGTATACGCCGCGCGAAAACTGGGCGCGTTTTGTGTCTCGGCGGATGTGATGCTTGGCACTGGAAAAGCCGACACCGAACGCACGGAGGATTTCGGCAATTTTGTGACCGGCTCCCACAAACTCGACACACTCGGCGCCAGCATGGAAGTCAGCTATAGCCTGCCGATTTTCGCCAGCGGCGAAGTCAGGCCTTCCGTGGGGATTCATTACATGAACCTGTCATTTTATAATTATGCCGAGGAAGGAAAAGGCGCGGTGCGACTGGATGATGTCAACGCATCGCTGTTGCAAGGCGTGGTCAAGATCGACGCCAGCAAACGCATTGAAATGCCATGGGGGCTTCCCGGCGCGGTGGGCCTGAGCGTGGGCTGGCGGCAGAACTTCCGCAATGATCGGACGGACGCATGGGCGACACTGGTGGAGTATCCGGACGCGCGCATACAAATCCGCGGTGACAAATACGACAAAAACAGCGTCATGGCTGGCTTGAACATCAGGATGATGTTGTCGAAATCCATGATATTCTCGCTGGCCTACGATTACGATTGCGTGCCGTTCGGCGATCAAAACAACGGCACCGGACGCCATACCTTCAACTCGAGCGTGAGGATAACTTGGTAA
- a CDS encoding TonB-dependent receptor domain-containing protein → MRLSRNDTLSFTVQTRQVTSDRATSRLTTRFHYNMQYDPVGDAGSTSTKEAGGPLPGSTTGATEPGGGTIEMGGNAALNYSEVTDSTHMTLRYRHRSSKWQIDAQAVYSSAERVRSSMNEGYFNGYYALGNQSTTRGYDMKGYDINVGDSILPNSYVIKNSDTGETVDRYDGDTYYLQSVREEDGKYKTDMYSGRVDVTRVFNHRFSLKAGGAFSRLKKDDWRLPINYTFVGDEQYGADTAAGRIERKMVRHYDILDESIDVDSNGNAVRWISPVKLYQLFLSNPEYFQQNTSTIQYKAEYSKKMIEDISSAYLRFDLNLFSNRMHIIGGVRYERTDLEGWSVKIDHTAKYHRDPETGQPLRNPDDSLQLITTDTVEQTRLIYKARAFYEGQNYDGFYPSLNINYAFTDNLVLRAAYARTIGRPDVRYVVDGIRVPELTAKEVPDPGSEEDDDETNTAARVIRVGNPGLKPWTADSFHLSLDSYHLKGGFGSIGVYRKNVTNFFADRAFTANRQDLEYYGISDADIDFMIENDYAIRRWVNVGDAHLTGLEISYRQDLFFLPSWLQKIQVWANYTHLKVGGPNAEEFTGFTPDALSCGINYIRPRFSIRLTCAYQAETKSKEVPVAEGTQAARFTPQDTYEYQASSIRYGITAEYSLSRAFTLYMNWNNIFGKDTYVYRRAADTPAYAQNYQRYIVPSYIMIGVKGRF, encoded by the coding sequence ATGAGGTTGTCACGCAACGACACCCTGTCGTTCACCGTCCAAACCCGGCAAGTCACCTCCGACCGGGCAACCAGCCGCCTTACCACCCGTTTTCATTACAACATGCAATACGATCCTGTGGGCGATGCTGGCTCAACCTCCACAAAGGAGGCGGGCGGACCGTTGCCAGGAAGCACAACCGGCGCGACTGAGCCGGGCGGCGGCACGATCGAAATGGGTGGCAACGCAGCGCTCAATTATTCGGAAGTGACGGATAGCACTCATATGACGTTGCGTTACAGGCACCGCAGCTCGAAGTGGCAGATTGACGCACAAGCCGTCTACTCTAGCGCCGAGCGTGTGCGCAGTAGTATGAATGAAGGCTACTTCAACGGCTATTACGCTTTGGGCAATCAAAGCACGACGAGAGGATATGACATGAAGGGTTATGATATCAATGTGGGCGACAGCATCCTTCCGAATAGCTACGTCATTAAAAATTCGGACACAGGCGAGACTGTGGACCGGTATGACGGAGACACTTACTACCTCCAGTCAGTCCGCGAAGAGGACGGCAAGTATAAAACCGACATGTATTCAGGGCGGGTGGATGTGACTCGTGTTTTCAACCACCGTTTTTCCCTCAAGGCCGGCGGAGCTTTCAGCCGATTGAAAAAGGACGATTGGAGGTTGCCGATTAATTATACCTTTGTGGGCGACGAGCAATATGGGGCCGACACTGCCGCCGGACGCATTGAAAGGAAGATGGTGCGTCACTACGATATTCTTGACGAGAGCATCGATGTGGACAGCAACGGCAATGCCGTCCGCTGGATCAGCCCGGTAAAACTTTACCAACTCTTTCTCTCCAATCCGGAGTATTTTCAGCAAAACACCAGCACCATCCAATATAAGGCGGAATACTCGAAAAAAATGATTGAGGACATTTCCTCGGCTTATCTGCGCTTTGACCTGAACCTTTTTAGCAATCGCATGCACATCATCGGTGGCGTGCGCTACGAAAGAACCGACCTCGAGGGTTGGAGCGTGAAAATAGACCACACCGCAAAATACCATCGGGATCCTGAAACCGGCCAGCCCTTGAGAAATCCCGATGACAGTTTGCAATTGATCACAACTGATACCGTAGAGCAAACCCGTCTTATCTATAAGGCGCGCGCTTTTTATGAGGGGCAAAACTACGATGGATTTTATCCCAGCCTGAATATCAATTATGCCTTCACCGATAATCTGGTGCTCCGCGCCGCCTACGCGCGCACTATCGGGCGTCCGGACGTGAGGTATGTCGTGGACGGCATCCGAGTGCCCGAGCTGACCGCGAAAGAGGTGCCTGACCCGGGAAGTGAGGAAGACGATGACGAAACCAACACGGCTGCGCGTGTGATCAGGGTGGGGAATCCCGGGTTGAAACCATGGACTGCGGACAGTTTCCACCTTTCTCTCGATTCATACCATTTAAAGGGCGGGTTTGGCTCTATCGGTGTTTACCGCAAGAATGTGACCAATTTTTTTGCGGATCGCGCGTTTACCGCCAACCGGCAGGATCTCGAGTATTATGGCATAAGCGATGCCGATATCGATTTTATGATAGAAAATGATTACGCGATCCGCCGATGGGTGAATGTCGGCGACGCGCACCTGACAGGGCTCGAAATAAGCTACCGACAGGACCTGTTTTTTCTTCCGTCGTGGCTTCAAAAAATACAGGTATGGGCGAATTACACGCATCTGAAGGTCGGCGGTCCCAACGCCGAGGAATTCACCGGATTCACCCCCGACGCGCTTTCCTGCGGCATAAATTACATCCGCCCGCGCTTTTCCATTCGTCTCACCTGCGCTTATCAGGCGGAGACAAAGTCAAAGGAGGTTCCCGTGGCGGAGGGCACACAGGCGGCGCGCTTTACCCCGCAGGACACTTATGAATATCAAGCTTCCAGTATTCGCTACGGAATCACAGCCGAATACAGTCTCTCCCGAGCATTTACCCTGTATATGAATTGGAATAATATATTCGGCAAGGACACCTATGTTTACCGTCGCGCAGCCGACACTCCCGCCTATGCGCAAAACTACCAGCGCTACATCGTCCCGTCCTACATTATGATTGGCGTGAAAGGGAGATTCTAA
- the def gene encoding peptide deformylase, protein MLLPIVQYNDPILRKKGVKIDVFDAPLATLARDMVETMHAAPGIGLAAQQIGKALQFCVVDVSQVDDDFDWELDGSHPPLELIMPMVIVNPEVKVHPVEKEIVEEGCLSFPDIRGDVERRDEITVKYQDAEGVPHLLVCNGMFARCIQHEVDHLNGMLFIDRMSKKTRASIDKKLKALAAKTGGA, encoded by the coding sequence ATGCTGCTTCCAATAGTTCAATATAATGATCCGATTTTAAGAAAAAAGGGTGTCAAGATCGACGTCTTCGACGCGCCCCTCGCCACGCTCGCGCGCGACATGGTCGAGACAATGCACGCCGCGCCCGGCATCGGGCTGGCCGCGCAACAAATCGGGAAGGCATTGCAGTTTTGCGTCGTGGACGTATCGCAAGTGGACGACGACTTCGACTGGGAGCTCGACGGCAGCCACCCGCCGCTGGAGTTGATCATGCCGATGGTGATCGTGAACCCGGAGGTAAAAGTGCATCCGGTCGAAAAGGAAATCGTGGAGGAAGGCTGCCTGTCATTTCCCGACATTCGCGGCGACGTCGAGCGGCGCGACGAGATCACGGTAAAATACCAGGATGCCGAGGGCGTGCCGCATCTGCTCGTGTGCAACGGCATGTTCGCCCGCTGCATCCAGCACGAGGTCGACCACCTCAACGGCATGCTGTTCATCGACCGCATGTCGAAAAAAACGCGCGCCTCAATTGACAAAAAACTCAAGGCGCTGGCGGCAAAAACAGGCGGAGCGTAA
- a CDS encoding phosphatase PAP2 family protein yields the protein MKTSHRPARFAVAFLSIFFLAAVASAQPKSFEYRYFKSNIQDLIAQIPSPPADDSIAGMADLETVIQLQKDVTPAQIERIKRVDSHTARNVMGMGAQALGSWFSKENLPRTAEILKEVNMERHYIGLTVKDHWNRPRPYVRDPSIQPTARRSKESSYPSGHSAASAAWAGIIAAAMPEYKEQLFEEVRETMWCRVMAGMHYPTDTHAGRKLGFLIADEMLKTQTTQKAIKEMRAEILAFIKANPDVVTLPKQ from the coding sequence ATGAAAACATCACATCGCCCAGCCCGGTTCGCCGTCGCGTTCCTGTCCATTTTCTTTCTCGCAGCCGTCGCATCGGCGCAGCCGAAGTCATTCGAATATCGTTATTTTAAGAGCAACATTCAGGATCTCATCGCGCAGATACCGTCGCCGCCCGCGGATGATTCGATTGCGGGCATGGCCGACCTTGAGACTGTCATCCAGCTGCAGAAAGACGTTACCCCGGCGCAAATCGAGCGGATTAAGCGCGTCGATTCGCACACCGCGCGCAATGTCATGGGCATGGGCGCGCAGGCGCTCGGCTCCTGGTTCTCAAAGGAAAATCTCCCCCGCACCGCGGAAATATTGAAGGAGGTAAATATGGAGCGCCACTACATCGGCCTCACCGTCAAGGACCACTGGAACCGTCCCCGTCCGTATGTCCGCGACCCGAGCATCCAGCCGACCGCGCGCCGGTCCAAGGAAAGCTCCTATCCCAGCGGACATTCCGCCGCCAGCGCGGCTTGGGCGGGAATAATCGCGGCGGCAATGCCCGAATACAAGGAGCAGCTTTTTGAGGAGGTGCGCGAAACGATGTGGTGCCGCGTCATGGCTGGCATGCACTATCCGACCGACACGCACGCAGGCAGGAAACTCGGTTTTCTCATCGCGGATGAAATGTTGAAAACTCAAACCACACAGAAAGCCATCAAGGAGATGCGCGCGGAAATTCTCGCGTTCATAAAGGCGAATCCGGATGTCGTGACGCTGCCAAAGCAGTGA
- a CDS encoding carboxypeptidase-like regulatory domain-containing protein: MSSGIPARWIWQPALRVLKLAAAVVLAGAWITTPAPAQSASAGAIEGAVYNATNSLPVGRAKVSIKGANQETLTDDEGRFYFQNVAASTVELDVSYLGFNTQTASVTVEAGKTTVRDFQITREGLPRRRAEDGEVVMLEKFSVVADQAMSAQAIAMNEQRHAPNIKNVVALEDLGDFGTENIGEYIRFLPGVAIIDDGEEAGRLALGGFPAEMTNVQLDGGDVASTGVGTEMGRTLALQEVPMVNIERVEVTKVPTPDMSATGLGGSMNLVTKSLLGTRRPYLNYSMYMTFNNKEGLSFDGGGKQPIPQVTPKTKKPSFSVSAVVPAGKRLVFSAGASRTWKQRPAEGTPSEIAYWNLQAKEYRDKKSKKISHWPPGNGLKSRKSPFRRIFRLGWR, encoded by the coding sequence ATGTCTTCGGGCATCCCGGCAAGGTGGATTTGGCAACCTGCGCTACGTGTGCTAAAGCTGGCCGCGGCTGTTGTCCTGGCGGGCGCGTGGATAACCACACCGGCTCCGGCCCAGTCTGCGTCGGCCGGCGCCATCGAGGGCGCGGTGTATAACGCGACCAACAGTCTTCCCGTGGGCAGGGCAAAAGTGAGCATCAAGGGAGCCAACCAAGAAACGCTCACGGATGACGAGGGCCGTTTCTATTTTCAGAATGTTGCCGCGAGCACCGTCGAGCTGGATGTATCCTATCTTGGCTTTAACACGCAAACCGCCTCGGTGACCGTGGAGGCTGGGAAAACCACGGTCCGCGATTTTCAAATCACCCGCGAAGGTTTGCCTAGACGCCGGGCCGAGGACGGCGAGGTTGTCATGTTGGAAAAGTTTTCCGTGGTGGCCGATCAGGCCATGAGCGCTCAGGCCATTGCCATGAATGAACAGCGCCACGCACCCAACATTAAGAATGTTGTTGCGCTGGAGGATCTCGGAGATTTTGGCACCGAAAACATTGGTGAATATATCCGGTTTCTCCCGGGTGTGGCTATCATTGACGACGGCGAGGAGGCCGGACGGCTTGCGCTTGGCGGCTTCCCCGCGGAGATGACTAATGTGCAACTCGACGGCGGCGATGTCGCAAGCACCGGTGTTGGCACGGAGATGGGGCGCACGCTTGCGCTCCAAGAGGTGCCCATGGTGAACATTGAGCGTGTTGAGGTCACAAAAGTCCCCACACCCGACATGTCGGCCACCGGCTTGGGCGGCTCGATGAATCTTGTTACCAAAAGCCTTTTGGGAACACGGCGCCCCTATCTCAATTACTCGATGTATATGACTTTTAACAACAAGGAGGGACTATCCTTTGATGGCGGCGGCAAGCAACCAATCCCACAAGTTACGCCGAAAACCAAAAAACCCTCCTTCAGCGTTTCCGCAGTGGTGCCGGCTGGCAAGCGCCTGGTCTTCAGCGCAGGTGCATCGCGCACATGGAAACAACGCCCTGCCGAGGGCACGCCGAGCGAGATCGCATATTGGAATCTGCAAGCCAAGGAATACCGTGATAAAAAATCCAAAAAGATTTCGCATTGGCCACCGGGCAATGGTCTCAAATCGCGCAAATCTCCGTTTCGGAGAATATTCAGGCTGGGGTGGAGATGA
- a CDS encoding sialidase family protein: MAPNPKQPATWLIPGNGFEPFPASSIGFGETSCIGLPDGRILTARGGYIAVSTDGMKTFPVENNIPFVKSRAEPVRGARLAISSSGAWLVLWRTAHTPGKLAEFWDKSTHNYVPHLTGGQLMVARSVDSGKTWSEPLRISDSRYTNGHPPRKILQTKSGVLLIPAQYRTPNPGRHTVSILRSTDDGVSWSAPAPAFDLPNSNGNHDGVVEPTLIQLKDGTVWFLTRTNLGALWESRSTDDGLTWSPLRPTRIYASSSPPTLERLSDGRLVLVWNPWKDTEGNPPQTRGGADTTDYSLAVASWHRRELHLATSSDEGKTWSEPLVVARHPRKSGVFKGGWISYVTLFEHDSHLYLFAQMGGLNARIPLNKLP; this comes from the coding sequence GTGGCCCCGAATCCAAAACAGCCCGCCACCTGGCTCATCCCCGGCAACGGATTCGAGCCCTTTCCGGCTTCCTCCATCGGTTTTGGCGAAACATCCTGCATCGGACTTCCCGACGGGCGCATCCTCACTGCTCGGGGTGGATACATCGCTGTCTCGACCGACGGCATGAAAACTTTCCCCGTGGAAAACAACATCCCGTTCGTCAAGTCCCGCGCCGAGCCTGTGCGCGGGGCGCGCCTCGCCATCAGCAGCAGTGGCGCCTGGCTCGTGCTCTGGCGCACCGCGCACACGCCCGGAAAGCTCGCCGAGTTTTGGGACAAGTCCACCCACAACTACGTCCCGCATCTCACAGGCGGGCAGCTCATGGTGGCGCGTTCCGTTGACTCCGGCAAAACCTGGTCGGAGCCGCTTCGCATTTCCGACTCACGCTATACCAACGGGCATCCGCCGCGAAAAATACTCCAGACGAAATCCGGCGTCCTCCTCATTCCCGCGCAATACCGCACGCCGAACCCCGGACGACACACCGTCTCCATCCTCCGCTCGACCGACGACGGCGTTTCGTGGTCCGCTCCCGCACCCGCCTTCGATCTGCCAAACTCCAACGGCAACCATGACGGCGTTGTCGAGCCGACCCTCATCCAGCTCAAGGACGGCACCGTTTGGTTTCTCACCCGCACCAACCTCGGCGCGCTTTGGGAGTCGCGCTCCACCGACGACGGGCTCACGTGGTCGCCTTTGCGCCCCACCCGCATCTACGCCTCCTCGTCGCCGCCCACGCTTGAGCGTCTTTCCGACGGACGCCTCGTGCTTGTTTGGAATCCATGGAAGGATACCGAGGGCAATCCACCGCAGACGCGCGGCGGCGCCGACACCACGGACTACTCCCTCGCCGTGGCAAGCTGGCACCGTCGCGAGCTCCACCTCGCCACTTCCTCCGACGAGGGCAAAACGTGGAGCGAGCCCCTTGTCGTTGCCCGGCATCCCCGCAAAAGCGGCGTGTTCAAGGGTGGCTGGATTTCCTACGTCACCCTCTTCGAGCACGACAGCCACCTATATCTTTTCGCCCAGATGGGCGGACTCAACGCCCGCATCCCCCTCAATAAGCTCCCGTGA